The proteins below are encoded in one region of Colletotrichum lupini chromosome 5, complete sequence:
- a CDS encoding G-protein coupled receptor — MDTPQEKANLDKGDLDLLSIIERTCSVFSLLGCVFIIVTFCSSRAFHKPINRLVFFASFGNMMTNVGTLMARSYIGSPDSPGCQLQAFLVQMFMPADAFWTLTMAINVYLTFYYKFDAERLRRMEIPYLVCCYGIPFIPALVYVFVRNGDGLRVYGNATLWCWIRPEWEIWRILTFYGPVWIAILITFFIYIRAGREIYQKRKQLHHFSSSDHDQMNSFHDVLTSMKTTEVYVTSEAMDQPQGSIGLATVGRRGSEAGPVPRLPNAAYSVSISANRYSRNESQAEAAIPPTESNTADTSAQRPMNSARRRNYELNNAAWSYTKCSILFFTVILITWVPSSANRVYSVIHTKESSTPLEFMSAFVLPLQGFWNALIYVVTSWKACKTLWTDIKYSSRRPDVTEIVGSFRHSDQFKIPSQNRRTKNYESESITELTNSRPASNEQPSRS, encoded by the exons ATGGACACACCCCAAGAGAAGGCCAACTTGGACAAAGGAGACCTCGACCTTCTCAGTATCATAGAAAGAACCTGCTCGGTCTTCTCGCTGCTGGGATGTGTATTCATCATTGTCACATTTTGCTCGTCTAGAGCGTTCCACAAACCCATCAATCGGCTTGTATTCTTCGCTTCCTTTGGAAATATGATGACGAACGTTGGAACGCTCATGGCAAGGTCCTACATTGGTTCTCCGGACTCGCCAGGCTGCCAGCTTCAGGCGTTCCTGGTTCAAAT GTTCATGCCGGCTGATGCATTTTGGACGCTTACTATGGCTATCAACGTCTACTTGACATTCTACTACAAGTTCGACGCCGAAAGACTACGGAGAATGGAGATACCGTATCTCGTCTGCTGTTATGGAATTCCCTTTATCCCAGCCCTGGTCTATGTCTTTGTCAGGAACGGCGATGGATTGAGGGTCTATGGCAACGCGACATTATGGTGCTGGATTCGACCTGAGTGGGAGATCTGGCGCATTCTCACATTCTACGGACCCGTTTG GATTGCAATTTTGATCACTTTCTTCATCTACATCCGCGCGGGCCGAGAAATCTACCAAAAGCGAAAGCAGCTTCACCATTTTAGCTCCTCGGACCACGACCAAATGAACTCGTTCCACGACGTTCTAACCTCGATGAAGACGACCGAAGTCTACGTCACCTCGGAAGCGATGGATCAGCCTCAGGGTTCTATTGGTCTTGCCACAGTGGGAAGACGTGGCTCGGAAGCCGGGCCAGTCCCACGACTACCCAACGCTGCTTACTCTGTCAGCATTTCTGCCAATCGCTATAGCCGCAATGAATCACAAGCCGAAGCGGCTATCCCGCCTACCGAAAGTAACACGGCGGATACTTCCGCCCAGCGGCCGATGAACTCTGCTCGTCGACGCAACTACGAGCTCAACAACGCGGCTTGGTCTTACACCAAGTGTTCGATCCTATTCTTTACAGTCATTCTGATCACTTGGGTCCCGTCGAGCGCCAACCGCGTCTACTCGGTCATACACACCAAGGAGTCTTCGACGCCGCTAGAGTTTATGAGTGCCTTTGTTCTCCCGCTTCAGGGCTTCTGGAATGCGCTCATCTATGTGGTGACTTCATGGAAGGCCTGCAAGACACTATGGaccgatattaaatattcgTCTCGACGGCCAGATGTGACGGAAATTGTGGGTAGTTTCAGGCACAGCGACCAGTTCAAAATCCCGAGCCAGAACCGCAGGACAAAAAACTACGAGAGTGAAAGCATAACGGAGCTTACGAATAGTCGACCGGCTTCGAATGAGCAGCCATCGCGGTCGTAG
- a CDS encoding fibrillarin — protein MAPFTPRGGGRGGFGGGRGGGDRGGFGGRGGGRGGFGGDRGRGGFGGRGGGRGGGRGGPGGGRGRGGVSKGGRGGRGGAAGGQKGGQKVIVEPHRHEGVFVVRGKEDAIATRNIVPGESVYGEKRVSVDNQTQNEDGTTTTTKIEYRVWNPFRSKLAAAVIGGLEKLYFGPGSKVLYLGGASGTSVSHVADIVGPTGFVYAVEFSPRSGRDLIGMAAKRTNVVPIVEDARQPLKYRMLMPMVDCIFADVAQPDQARIVAMNAHQFLKVGGGILISIKANCIDSTAPAHKVFAMEVEKLRGERITPKEQLTLEPFERDHCLVAAEYSRYAK, from the exons ATGGCTCCCTTCACTCCTCGTGGCGGCGGTCGTGGTGGTTTCGGCGGTGgacgtggtggtggtgaccgCGGTGGCTTCGGCGGCCGTGGTGGTGGCCGTGGAGGCTTCGGTGGTGACCGTGGCCGCGGCGGTTTCGGTGGACGCGGCGGTGGTCGTG GCGGTGGTCGCGGTGGTCCTGGCGGTGGCCGTGGCCGTGGAGGTGTCTCCAAGGGCGGCAGAGGCGGCCGTGGTGGTGCTGCTGGCGGTCAGAAGGGAGGTCAGAAGGTCATCGTG GAGCCCCACCGTCACGAGGGTGTCTTCGTTGTCCGTGGCAAGGAGGACGCCATCGCAACCCGCAACATTGTCCCCGGCGAGTCCGTCTACGGCGAGAAGCGCGTCTCTGTCGACAACCAAACCCAGAACGAGGACGGCACCACCACAACCACCAAGATCGAGTACCGCGTGTGGAACCCCTTCCGCTCCAAGTTGGCCGCCGCCGTCATCGGTGGTCTCGAGAAGCTCTACTTCGGCCCCGGCTCCAAGGTTCTCTACCTCGGTGGTGCCTCCGGTACCTCAGTCTCCCACGTCGCCGATATTGTCGGTCCTACCGGCTTCGTCTACGCTGTCGAGTTCTCCCCCCGTTCCGGCCGTGATCTGATCGGCATGGCCGCCAAGCGCACCAACGTCGTCCCCATTGTCGAGGACGCCCGTCAACCCCTCAAGTACCGCATGCTCATGCCCATGGTCGACTGCATCTTCGCCGATGTTGCTCAGCCCGACCAGGCCCGTATCGTCGCCATGAACGCCCACCAGTTCCTCAAGGTCGGCGGTGGTATCCTCATCTCTATCAAGGCCAACTGTATCGACAGTACCGCCCCCGCTCACAAGGTCTTCGCCATGGAGGTCGAGAAGCTGAGAGGAGAGCGCATCACTCCCAAGGAGCAGCTTACGCTAG AGCCCTTCGAGCGTGATCACTGCCTCGTCGCTGCCGAGTACTCGCGCTACGCGAAATAA
- a CDS encoding ribosomal protein L22 — MVRYAAQEIAPAKSARARGAYLRVSFKNTRETAQAINGWKLQRAVTFLENVSEKKEAVPFRRYAGSIGRTAQGKAFGVTKARWPVKSAEFLLGLLKNAESNADAKGLDTGNLVVKHIQVNQAPKQRRRTYRAHGRINPYMSNPCHIELILTEGEEVVQKSEAVAGREDVRLNSRQRGARTRQAITAA; from the exons ATG GTTCGCTACGCCGCTCAAGAGATCGCCCCCGCGAAGTCGGCCCGCGCGCGCGGTGCCTACCTCCGTGTGTCCTTCAAGAACACCCGTGAGACCGCCCAGGCCATCAACGGCTGGAAGCTCCAGCGCGCCGTTACCTTCCTCGAGAACGTCtccgagaagaaggaggccgTCCCCTTCCGCCGCTACGCCGGCTCCATCGGCCGCACCGCCCAGGGCAAGGCCTTCGGCGTCACCAAGGCCCGCTGGCCCGTCAAGTCCGCCGAGTTCCTCCTCGGCCTCCTCAAGAACGCCGAGTCCAACGCCGACGCCAAGGGCCTCGACACCGGCAACCTCGTCGTCAAGCACATCCAGGTCAACCAGGCCCCCAAGCAACGGAGACGCACATACCGTGCCCACGGTCGC ATTAACCCCTACATGTCCAACCCCTGCCACATCGAGCTCATCCTCAccgagggcgaggaggtCGTCCAGAAGTCCGAGGCTGTCGCCGGTCGCGAGGACGTCCGCCTCAACTCCCGCCAGCGCGGTGCCCGCACCCGCCAGGCCATCACCGCCGCATAA
- a CDS encoding F-box domain-containing protein: protein MPRKRRRIRGQSAMASDPPQLTWPIGRVPVEIFDEITTYLSRPDVKNLRLVNHEFDKMISSKYFRNVVVPFRSEMYKARKQKYLDDGGQGQPQLGKDTLFSSGMRIFQSFGEHILRFALSLELDEESLAYPPIKPTQQAVTSYWGIYRWPHESYNRYAELEGLEQTADETASMTEALKCLVQVQELGLCCDAGLGYLLGPDQQLESPPLPHPVFGLRNLRYRNLQRRLARADSDSMNARKLAFESPRDFKYTVLEAMVTNAGYTQAQAKDAIAILLSTENVSLTNIDFDERTAAAAAAAAHAAAQAAQTTADARANVAAHANQHNLANIAQLIAQGQPAPFFNAADFDPPDHDDEIAEANAEARAAATVLNELTAGHPLQPRNLTRAQKEMLLELEWAHRALIQSYVLALIDNARMNSFNALTTLTIAKIPSSHVYMFQRSDFWQSLPNLTNVALAVVADWRQVSKVAPGCVEDDFVSPVKAVTKVHRLIQDHIAAQFNIKFLHFEWICGGEFAPGITQRNQYVLPAPFCDPMQMVHPEGAKSPDALLTLPHIRHLSLKNCYSAPHVFLQVLRTMGSQSLEKLELESVSLTGAPTRNPGAENAFGPALVIGPAHGPGIVLHGHGQAQGAQAAGQNQAPPLPPAPLQPQANPGFGGAPGVPAGVVIPQGPLHAPGILPAHLAGMMMQQPLPQIANVANNAVPPPPPPDPMAGWGRMRLRQPRLLSWAGIIERLAPTPPIQEIMVGQGFQDDEEDWVDDIVRKDDGFSLLPRPHSLVREKELLSIHHISLKSCGYVVLDIPMVDNHSIMPTTSPWQEPAEVTARRRELMPFMQSCGDRLAAKITNYISNQEHFNLSTAFGMDTEWTGVYDEEVIEAAKRDGIVHPGRGRITGMITKMAEQV, encoded by the coding sequence ATGCCCCGCAAACGCCGGCGGATACGAGGACAGAGTGCCATGGCTTCAGACCCTCCCCAGCTCACCTGGCCCATTGGCCGGGTCCCAGTTGAGATCTTTGACGAAATCACCACCTACCTTTCGCGACCGGATGTTAAGAACCTCCGCTTGGTCAACCACGAGTTTGACAAGATGATTTCATCCAAGTACTTCCGCAACGTTGTGGTTCCTTTCCGATCGGAGATGTACAAGGCGAGAAAGCAGAAGTACCTGGACGATGGAGGTCAAGGCCAGCCTCAACTTGGAAAGGACACCCTCTTCTCCAGTGGCATGCGCATTTTCCAGTCTTTCGGCGAGCATATTCTTCGATTTGCCTTGTCGCTTGAGCTGGATGAGGAGAGCCTCGCCTACCCTCCCATCAAGCCGACCCAGCAAGCCGTTACCTCGTACTGGGGTATCTACCGCTGGCCTCATGAGTCGTATAACCGATATGCGGAGCTTGAGGGGCTTGAGCAGACTGCCGATGAGACAGCGTCCATGACAGAGGCCTTGAAGTGCCTGGTTCAGGTTCAGGAGCTTGGGCTGTGTTGCGATGCCGGGCTGGGCTACCTTCTCGGACCCGACCAACAGTTGGAGAGCCCTCCTCTGCCTCACCCGGTCTTTGGCCTTCGCAATCTGCGATACCGAAACCTGCAGCGACGCCTAGCGCGAGCCGACTCGGACTCTATGAACGCCCGAAAGCTCGCCTTCGAGAGTCCTCGAGATTTCAAGTACACGGTGCTGGAGGCCATGGTCACGAATGCCGGGTACACGCAGGCGCAGGCTAAGGACGCGATTGCTATACTCTTGAGCACCGAGAACGTGTCACTCACTAACATTGACTTTGACGAACGTAccgccgctgctgctgccgccgctgccCATGCGGCCGCCCAAGCAGCCCAGACCACCGCAGATGCTCGCGCCAACGTAGCTGCTCACGCCAACCAGCACAACCTTGCCAACATTGCCCAACTCATCGCCCAGGGTCAACCTGCTCCGTTCTTCAATGCGGCTGATTTCGATCCTCCCGACCATGATGATGAGATTGCCGAGGCAAACGCTGAGGCGAGAGCGGCGGCCACTGTGCTTAATGAGCTCACGGCTGGCCATCCACTGCAGCCCAGGAATCTGACTAGAGCTCAGAAGGAGATGCTGCTGGAGCTGGAATGGGCCCACAGGGCTCTCATTCAATCTTATGTCCTCGCCCTCATCGACAACGCCCGAATGAATAGCTTTAATGCTTTGACGACCCTCACGATCGCCAAGATTCCAAGTAGCCACGTCTACATGTTCCAGAGGTCGGATTTCTGGCAGAGTCTGCCCAACCTAACCAACGTTGCCCTTGCTGTTGTAGCCGATTGGCGCCAGGTTTCTAAAGTCGCCCCTGGTTGCGTCGAGGACGACTTCGTCTCGCCTGTCAAGGCGGTGACCAAGGTCCACCGTTTGATTCAGGACCACATCGCGGCACAGTTCAACATCAAATTCCTCCATTTTGAGTGGATTTGCGGTGGCGAGTTCGCACCCGGCATCACCCAGCGGAATCAATACGTGCTTCCCGCTCCGTTCTGCGACCCGATGCAGATGGTTCATCCTGAAGGTGCCAAGTCGCCAGACGCCTTGCTCACTCTACCGCACATCAGACACCTGTCGCTCAAGAACTGCTACTCGGCGCCTCACGTCTTTCTACAGGTTCTACGAACAATGGGATCGCAGTCTCTGGAGAAGTTGGAACTCGAAAGTGTCTCTCTCACGGGCGCGCCTACGAGAAATCCTGGTGCCGAGAATGCCTTTGGACCTGCACTCGTTATTGGCCCGGCACATGGTCCAGGCATTGTACTTCACGGACATGGCCAGGCTCAAGGTGCGCAAGCCGCGGGTCAGAATCAGGCGCCTCCGTTGCCGCCGGCACCTCTTCAACCGCAAGCCAACCCGGGCTTCGGGGGTGCGCCAGGGGTTCCGGCCGGAGTGGTGATCCCTCAGGGCCCGCTGCATGCTCCTGGCATCTTGCCGGCGCATCTGGCTGGCATGATGATGCAGCAACCTCTTCCGCAAATCGCCAATGTGGCGAACAACGCGGTgccgcctccgcctccaCCTGATCCAATGGCCGGCTGGGGTAGGATGCGACTAAGACAGCCTCGACTGCTGTCTTGGGCTGGCATCATTGAACGTCTCGCACCGACTCCACCGATTCAAGAGATCATGGTCGGTCAAGGTTTCCAGGATGACGAAGAGGATTGGGTGGACGATATTGTACGGAAAGATGACGGATTCTCGCTCTTGCCGCGGCCGCACAGTCTCGTCAGGGAGAAGGAGCTGCTCAGTATCCACCACATCTCGCTCAAGTCCTGCGGCTACGTGGTCCTGGACATCCCGATGGTTGACAATCATAGCATCATGCCAACCACGTCTCCGTGGCAAGAGCCTGCGGAAGTGACTGCGCGTCGGCGGGAGCTCATGCCCTTCATGCAGTCTTGCGGCGACAGGCTGGCGGCTAAGATCACCAATTATATCAGCAACCAGGAGCACTTCAACCTCTCGACCGCCTTTGGTATGGACACGGAGTGGACCGGTGTGTACGACGAGGAGGTTATTGAAGCTGCAAAGAGGGATGGGATTGTTCACCCTGGAAGAGGACGAATCACGGGCATGATTACCAAGATGGCTGAGCAGGTTTGA
- a CDS encoding malate dehydrogenase, whose amino-acid sequence MSQKTSDDSHSTRDSRLTLARLRGPGGDMDLGTNERLSRPWLGARQKKANLTLGNTDQEGQRRTERKRQNYTAATSNPRVLSSEQHDTTFKNVERVATCHHTTRPFEAGRALAPPLTPAKIAWHPHTPLVLLASLPFHSFVLAPILVPHALFPPVVRLHGMAAASQEPRALMRCIGGRFFAAGVGGGKRFDLVFHWFRLGFYLLEILVRYFHSSGERSIITNTNNQQPNIIEYIDIRPILLHIITPNQFTQLYITNMRCSTLLVPALASLALAAPTYPTLNLQAALPGSIEQISEYFNMLATKVQATKYLSTAPVCDLSTAKLPEAATQTLGKPRDGLTLMHIAIGRGTQNYTCDTSNSTAVPVATGAVATLFNASCVGSLYPDLLDKLPVVAMDFNLTEEETNRRLGPSNLAISGHHLFTGKGVPLFMLENDGASVGDSYCAKNASMPAPLTAQSGQHGEAAVPWLRLRTVEPSTGDVQEVYRIHTVGGSAPASCQGQAANIEVQYATQYWFFSGPAQ is encoded by the exons ATGTCCCAAAAGACCAGCGACGATTCCCATTCGACGAGAGATTCCCGTTTGACGCTGGCCCGTCTGCGCGGCCCGGGTGGGGACATGGACCTTGGAACCAATGAGAGGTTGTCGCGGCCCTGGTTGGGAGCGCGGCAAAAGAAAGCAAACCTGACCTTGGGAAAT ACGGATCAAGAAGGACAAAGGCGGACTGAAAG AAAAAGACAGAACTACACGGCCGCGACCTCGAATCCTCGAGTCCTGAGCAGCGAGCAGCACGACACCACCTTCAAAAACGTGGAGCGCGTCGCTACTTGTCACCACACAACGAGGCCGTTTGAAGCGGGCCGGGCGCTTGCACCTCCCCTGACCCCGGCGAAGATCGCCTGGCATCCACACACCCCGCTGGTATTACTTGCATCTCTGCCATTCCACTCATTCGTCCTCGCTCCCATCCTCGTCCCTCATGCCCTCTTCCCGCCCGTCGTACGGTTGCATGGCATGGCGGCTGCCA GTCAGGAACCTAGGGCCCTAATGAGATGCATTGGTGGCCGTTTCTTTGCCGCCGGGGTGGGAGGAGGTAAGCGATTTGA TCTCGTATTTCATTGGTTTCGTTTGGGCTTTTACTTGCTTGAAATTCTGGTTCGATATTTCCACTCTTCTGGGGAACGAAGCATAATCACCAACACCAACAACCAACAACCGAACATCATCGAATACATTGACATCCGCCCTATTCTACTCCACATTATCACACCTAACCAATTCACGCAATTATATATAACCAATATGCGTTGCTCAACACTGTTGGTGCCGGCTCTAGCATCCCTTGCCCTTGCTGCGCCAACCTACCCCACGCTTAACCTCCAGGCCGCGTTGCCGGGTAGCATCGAGCAAATCTCCGAGTACTTCAACATGCTGGCGACCAAGGTTCAGGCCACCAAGTATCTGTCAACCGCACCAGTCTGCGACCTCTCCACGGCTAAGCTACCTGAAG CCGCAACCCAGACTCTCGGCAAGCCTAGAGACGGCCTCACTCTCATGCACATCGCCATCGGCCGTGGCACCCAGAACTACACCTGCGACACCAGCAACTCGACAGCCGTCCCCGTCGCCACCGGCGCCGTCGCGACCCTCTTCAACGCCAGCTGCGTCGGCTCCCTGTACCCGGACCTGCTCGACAAGCTGCCCGTCGTAGCCATGGACTTCAACCTCACCGAGGAGGAGACGAACCGCCGCCTGGGGCCGAGCAACCTCGCCATTTCGGGCCACCACCTCTTCACCGGAAAGGGCGTCCCGCTCTTCATGCTCGAGAACGACGGCGCGTCTGTCGGCGACTCGTACTGCGCAAAAAACGCGTCCATGCCCGCGCCCCTCACGGCTCAGTCCGGCCAGCACGGCGAGGCGGCAGTTCCCTGGCTCCGGCTGCGTACCGTCGAGCCCAGCACCGGAGACGTCCAGGAGGTGTACAGGATACACACCGTCGGCGGCAGCGCGCCGGCTTCGTGCCAGGGCCAGGCTGCTAATATTGAAGTCCAGTACGCTACACA ATATTGGTTCTTTTCTGGGCCCGCCCAATGA
- a CDS encoding nicotinamide N-methyltransferase, with amino-acid sequence MALTSRISLTGPPAESPEDYLMSSLGVIFPDDVTNQHGDAVNGIEYTSPHLRRPLTFELAEPDAADDRKLFSHYLWNSSLQLGEFVEAGTLGIDTAVPVRLGPPLSHFDVRGKTTLELGAGTALPSIMSALLGAERTVLTDYPAPAVMKSLRLNATRNIVPAVSPTGALTAREVLVEGHSWGELDDPFSIANKHAFERLFVADCLWMPWQHANLQKSIAWFMREGSESRCWVVAGFHTGRPKMRGFFEEASLADAGLEVESIWERDCDGEEREWAWDRGIEDVTIRKRWLTIAVLKRKAAA; translated from the coding sequence ATGGCGCTCACATCCCGCATCTCCCTGACCGGCCCGCCCGCCGAGTCCCCCGAGGACTACCTCATGTCCTCCCTCGGCGTAATCTTCCCCGACGACGTCACAAACCAACACGGCGACGCCGTAAACGGCATCGAATACACCTCCCCGCACCTCCGCCGTCCCCTGACCTTTGAGCTCGCCGAGCCCGACGCCGCCGACGACCGCAAGCTCTTCAGCCACTACCTCTGGAACTCGAGCCTCCAGCTCGGCGAGTTCGTCGAGGCCGGCACCTTGGGTATCGACACCGCCGTGCCCGTCCGTCTCGGGCCCCCACTATCGCACTTTGACGTCCGCGGCAAGACAACCCTCGAGTTGGGCGCCGGCACCGCCCTGCCGAGCATCATGTCCGCCCTCCTCGGCGCGGAACGCACCGTGCTGACGGATTACCCCGCCCCGGCCGTCATGAAGTCCCTCCGCCTCAACGCCACGCGCAACATCGTCCCCGCCGTCTCCCCCACGGGCGCCCTCACGGCCCGCGAGGTCCTGGTCGAGGGACACTCGTGGGGCGAGCTCGACGATCCGTTTTCCATCGCCAACAAGCACGCTTTCGAACGGCTGTTCGTCGCAGACTGCCTCTGGATGCCCTGGCAGCACGCCAACTTGCAAAAGTCCATTGCCTGGTTCATGCGAGAAGGCTCCGAGTCCCGGTGCTGGGTCGTGGCCGGATTTCACACGGGACGGCCCAAGATGCGCGGCTTCTTCGAGGAGGCGAGCCTGGCGGACGCCGGGCTCGAGGTCGAGTCCATTTGGGAGCGGGACTGCGACGGCGAGGAGCGGGAGTGGGCTTGGGACCGCGGTATCGAGGACGTGACGATCCGGAAGAGGTGGTTGACTATTGCGGTGCTTAAACGCAAGGCTGCCGCGTGA